One segment of Arthrobacter sp. MMS18-M83 DNA contains the following:
- a CDS encoding N-acetylglucosamine kinase encodes MESAEVILVADVGKSRCRIELRQGDKVLGSADQQGFPGLGMDNGARFASELLADTAAMLPGGLPTGSLRGIGAAVAGVEASAANSKELAVLLSERFKVPAAVLSDATAAQLGALNGAPGTVLIVGTGAVAFRFDDAGTLHRADGWGPLLGDRGSGRWIGQRGLQSALQAHDGGPATSLLDAAAALVGSPEQLPAWLAESDNPARTMARFTPEVLREAEAGDAVARDIVDEACRLLVNTVSLASGETKRVALLGGVVKSKFFGGLLHNALASAGIEVVAALGDGMDGAALAANRRGLLQERYIHRDGTI; translated from the coding sequence ATGGAATCCGCAGAAGTGATTTTGGTGGCCGACGTCGGCAAGAGCCGCTGCAGGATTGAACTCAGGCAGGGCGACAAGGTCTTGGGCTCAGCAGACCAGCAAGGCTTCCCCGGTTTGGGCATGGACAACGGAGCCCGGTTCGCCTCCGAACTGCTTGCGGACACCGCAGCCATGCTGCCCGGAGGGCTTCCAACTGGTTCCTTGCGGGGAATCGGGGCCGCTGTGGCCGGGGTGGAGGCCTCCGCGGCGAACTCCAAAGAACTCGCCGTCCTGCTTTCCGAACGCTTCAAAGTCCCAGCCGCGGTCCTCTCCGATGCCACTGCGGCCCAGCTCGGCGCCTTGAACGGCGCACCCGGGACAGTGCTGATTGTGGGTACCGGGGCCGTTGCCTTCCGCTTTGACGACGCCGGGACCCTGCACCGCGCCGACGGTTGGGGACCGCTATTGGGCGATCGCGGAAGCGGCCGCTGGATCGGACAGCGGGGCCTGCAGTCCGCACTGCAAGCGCACGACGGCGGACCGGCCACTTCGTTGCTCGACGCGGCCGCGGCACTGGTCGGCTCGCCAGAGCAGCTCCCGGCGTGGCTCGCCGAGTCCGACAACCCGGCCCGGACGATGGCGCGCTTCACGCCCGAGGTGCTGCGTGAAGCGGAGGCGGGGGACGCCGTCGCACGCGACATTGTGGACGAAGCGTGCAGGCTTCTCGTGAACACCGTCTCCCTCGCATCGGGCGAGACCAAGCGGGTGGCCCTTCTTGGCGGCGTCGTGAAATCGAAGTTCTTTGGCGGGCTCTTGCACAACGCGCTCGCGTCGGCTGGGATTGAAGTGGTTGCGGCGCTCGGCGATGGAATGGACGGGGCCGCCCTCGCTGCGAACCGCCGCGGGCTCCTTCAGGAAAGGTACATCCACCGTGACGGAACAATCTGA
- the murQ gene encoding N-acetylmuramic acid 6-phosphate etherase, giving the protein MTEQSDAASLSGEGLAELRSELAGLQTEAASPALSELDTMGTAELVAAMNEQNRGVPAAVEQASEQIAAVVDAVAERLARGGRLLYVGAGTAGRLGVLDASECPPTFGTPPGLVVGIIAGGTQAIQKPVEYAEDNATAGARDLHDISVTEADAVVGISASGRTPYVIGALEEARSRGAFTASLACNHDSPISRLADVAIDVVVGPEFVAGSTRLKAGTAQKLVLNMISTLAMVKLGKTYGNLMVDLRATNNKLLARSQRTIQHATGVDAETAIRALNSVGGSVKAAILVVLTGIAPGQAKSALDEAGGFLRKAIQNHG; this is encoded by the coding sequence GTGACGGAACAATCTGACGCAGCTTCCCTCAGTGGCGAGGGGCTCGCGGAACTCCGCTCCGAGCTCGCAGGCCTGCAGACCGAGGCAGCGTCGCCAGCGCTCAGCGAATTGGACACGATGGGCACGGCTGAGCTCGTCGCAGCCATGAACGAGCAGAACCGCGGGGTCCCGGCCGCCGTCGAACAAGCCAGCGAGCAGATCGCGGCAGTGGTCGACGCCGTAGCGGAACGCCTCGCCCGCGGCGGCCGGCTGCTCTACGTCGGTGCCGGAACGGCCGGGCGGCTCGGAGTATTGGACGCGAGCGAATGCCCACCCACCTTCGGCACTCCCCCAGGACTCGTCGTCGGGATCATCGCGGGCGGCACTCAGGCCATCCAGAAACCGGTGGAATACGCCGAGGACAACGCCACGGCCGGAGCCCGCGACCTGCACGATATCAGCGTGACCGAGGCGGACGCCGTCGTCGGGATTTCGGCTTCGGGACGCACGCCATACGTGATCGGCGCCCTCGAAGAAGCGCGCAGCCGCGGGGCATTCACCGCGTCGCTCGCCTGCAATCATGATTCACCCATCAGCAGGCTGGCGGACGTGGCGATCGACGTGGTGGTCGGTCCCGAGTTCGTTGCCGGTTCGACTCGGCTGAAAGCCGGCACGGCGCAAAAACTCGTCCTCAACATGATCAGCACACTCGCCATGGTCAAGCTCGGCAAGACCTACGGGAACCTCATGGTGGACCTGCGCGCCACCAACAACAAACTGCTCGCGAGGTCCCAGCGGACCATTCAACATGCCACGGGCGTGGACGCGGAGACTGCGATTCGCGCCTTGAATTCTGTGGGTGGTTCCGTCAAGGCGGCCATCCTGGTGGTGCTGACGGGCATCGCTCCCGGGCAAGCGAAGAGTGCTTTGGACGAGGCCGGGGGCTTCCTGCGAAAGGCGATCCAGAACCACGGATAG
- a CDS encoding MFS transporter, translated as MNTYTTVPSGERVVQELPWRWKVQGRIFLIGGLGFMFDAWDVTLNGILIPLLSKHWSLQPADAGWIGTANLIGMALGAFAWGTIADTIGRKKAFTATLLIFSIFTVLGAFAPDIVWFCIFRLMAGFGLGGCIPVDYALVGEFTPRKQRGKVLTAMDGWWPVGAALCGFISAGLVAAFADWRLTMLVMVLPALLVFWVRRSVPESPLFLIRKGRRQEAANVIDSLVAATGAEPHAYSLPAPQDAPRLSTGSAWQQLRRLWQFNWKITTAAWALFFSILLVYYLSLTWMPRILIGAGFEEYKAFVTTAGMAAVGLLGVVVAAVLVERVGRKWILAITGPLSALTLVIVSLVVDIPDAAVFWLLAFGFVVQVAIPVLYAYVSELYPTELRGSGFGWASTFSRIGAGVGPLVFASYFWPEFGLATSFALAGGLIVLAVLWMALFAPETKQLDLD; from the coding sequence ATGAACACGTACACAACCGTCCCGAGCGGCGAGCGGGTAGTCCAGGAGCTTCCGTGGCGGTGGAAGGTCCAGGGCAGGATTTTCCTGATCGGCGGCCTCGGCTTCATGTTCGATGCGTGGGATGTCACCCTCAACGGCATTCTCATTCCGCTGCTTTCCAAACACTGGTCGCTGCAACCTGCCGACGCCGGGTGGATCGGCACCGCCAACCTGATCGGCATGGCCTTGGGCGCCTTCGCCTGGGGCACCATCGCGGACACGATCGGGCGTAAGAAGGCATTCACGGCAACCCTCCTGATCTTCTCCATCTTTACGGTGCTGGGAGCTTTCGCCCCGGACATCGTTTGGTTCTGCATCTTCCGTTTGATGGCCGGTTTCGGGCTTGGCGGCTGCATTCCCGTGGACTATGCCTTGGTGGGTGAATTCACGCCACGGAAGCAGCGTGGCAAGGTACTCACCGCGATGGATGGTTGGTGGCCCGTGGGCGCCGCCCTGTGCGGCTTCATTTCGGCCGGGCTCGTCGCCGCCTTCGCGGACTGGCGCCTGACCATGCTGGTGATGGTCTTGCCTGCCCTCCTGGTCTTCTGGGTCAGGCGGAGCGTGCCGGAATCGCCCCTCTTCCTCATCCGCAAGGGCCGGCGCCAAGAGGCCGCCAACGTCATCGACAGCCTTGTTGCGGCCACAGGCGCCGAACCCCACGCCTACAGCCTGCCCGCACCCCAGGACGCACCGCGCCTCTCGACAGGCAGCGCATGGCAGCAGCTGCGCCGCCTTTGGCAGTTCAATTGGAAGATTACGACGGCGGCCTGGGCCCTGTTTTTCAGCATCCTTCTGGTCTACTACTTGAGCTTGACGTGGATGCCGCGGATTCTGATCGGCGCCGGGTTCGAAGAGTACAAGGCGTTCGTCACGACAGCCGGGATGGCCGCCGTCGGACTCCTGGGCGTGGTGGTTGCTGCGGTGCTCGTGGAGCGGGTAGGCCGCAAGTGGATCCTGGCTATTACCGGTCCGTTGTCGGCATTGACCTTGGTGATCGTTTCATTGGTGGTGGACATTCCCGACGCTGCGGTGTTCTGGTTGCTGGCGTTTGGCTTCGTTGTCCAGGTGGCCATCCCGGTGCTCTATGCCTATGTGTCCGAGCTCTACCCCACCGAGCTGAGGGGCTCAGGCTTCGGCTGGGCGTCCACGTTTTCGCGGATTGGAGCAGGCGTCGGGCCACTCGTGTTCGCGTCGTACTTCTGGCCCGAGTTTGGCCTGGCCACGTCTTTTGCCCTGGCTGGCGGGCTGATCGTTCTGGCTGTGCTGTGGATGGCGTTGTTTGCACCGGAAACCAAGCAGCTCGACCTCGACTGA
- the purN gene encoding phosphoribosylglycinamide formyltransferase, protein MRIVVLVSGTGSNLQAVIDAVKAGDLDVEIAAVGADRPGTYGVERSAEAGLETFVVDFKDYADRADWNAALTKAVASYNPDVVVSSGFMRIVSPEFIDAFDGKYLNTHPALLPAFPGAHGVRDAMTYGVKVTGCTVHWADAGVDTGPIIAQEAVEIAPDDTEDTLHERIKVVERRLLVRTLAELAAGKHV, encoded by the coding sequence ATGCGCATTGTTGTCCTCGTCTCCGGCACCGGTTCCAATCTCCAAGCAGTTATCGATGCCGTGAAGGCAGGCGATCTTGACGTTGAGATTGCAGCAGTTGGTGCCGACCGGCCGGGTACCTACGGTGTGGAACGTTCCGCGGAGGCCGGACTGGAGACCTTCGTGGTGGACTTCAAGGATTACGCAGACCGGGCAGACTGGAACGCCGCGCTCACCAAGGCTGTTGCCTCGTACAACCCGGACGTGGTGGTTTCCTCGGGGTTCATGCGGATTGTCAGCCCGGAATTCATCGATGCCTTCGACGGCAAGTACCTCAACACGCACCCCGCACTGCTGCCCGCCTTCCCCGGCGCCCACGGAGTCCGCGATGCCATGACCTACGGGGTGAAGGTCACGGGCTGCACTGTCCACTGGGCCGACGCCGGCGTGGACACCGGGCCCATCATCGCCCAGGAAGCAGTCGAAATCGCCCCGGACGACACCGAAGACACCTTGCACGAACGCATCAAGGTGGTGGAGCGCAGGCTCCTGGTCCGCACCCTCGCAGAGCTCGCGGCCGGGAAGCACGTCTAA
- a CDS encoding cell division protein PerM, whose protein sequence is MKLRADQTGNRGLPMPLWLQGALESAQAAIISAFVVVLPLVAVWATDGFQNRSIDFLARLAGQTWLLVQGVPLQLATVNLGTAGLPGSGMLSLIPLGLTLVPFLLAWRAGRRLARASYTDQLWQAFFGALLVYGAFGAATGFICRTQDVVINIWFAAFIPLIPFGLGMVVGARRESGSWSRLIGVDAVDWLARTSQHSRWAGSYFGSAIKAGFVAIMAALTLAALLLAVVLVAHWTDIIAVYEGLKAGALGGGVLTIAQLGYLPNLAVFTLAWSSGAGFSLGVGSHAGPLGTAVGPLPAIPIFGALPTGHIDLGAAALGLPVLAGLLAGWWFLREGENHFDEWLSIKIKARWFTAPVSTLFLGALVGAVAGAFAGGLAWLARGSAGIGRLTEIGPDPLWTAVWIAAEVAIGVVIGYSVGPWLERRQKLREADLDASVYDGDHS, encoded by the coding sequence ATGAAACTGCGCGCTGATCAGACCGGTAACCGTGGCCTGCCCATGCCCTTGTGGCTCCAGGGTGCCCTTGAGTCGGCCCAGGCCGCCATCATCTCGGCGTTCGTGGTGGTCCTGCCGCTCGTCGCCGTCTGGGCAACTGACGGATTCCAGAACCGCAGTATCGACTTCCTGGCGCGATTGGCCGGCCAAACCTGGCTGCTGGTTCAGGGCGTGCCTTTGCAGCTTGCCACGGTGAACCTAGGTACCGCGGGACTGCCCGGCTCCGGGATGCTGTCCCTTATCCCGCTCGGGCTGACCCTGGTGCCCTTCCTCCTTGCGTGGCGCGCGGGGCGCCGCTTGGCCAGGGCGTCTTACACGGACCAGCTTTGGCAAGCGTTCTTCGGTGCGCTGCTTGTCTACGGGGCATTCGGCGCGGCCACTGGCTTCATCTGCCGCACCCAGGACGTGGTCATCAACATCTGGTTCGCCGCGTTCATACCGCTTATTCCGTTCGGCCTGGGCATGGTGGTTGGTGCCCGGCGGGAGTCCGGCTCCTGGAGCAGACTGATTGGCGTCGACGCGGTGGATTGGCTCGCGCGCACCAGCCAACATTCCCGATGGGCCGGGTCCTATTTTGGCTCAGCCATCAAGGCCGGGTTCGTGGCGATCATGGCGGCACTCACACTTGCTGCCCTGCTGCTCGCCGTCGTCCTTGTGGCGCACTGGACGGACATCATCGCCGTGTACGAGGGCCTGAAAGCCGGTGCTCTGGGCGGCGGCGTTTTGACCATCGCCCAGCTCGGCTACCTGCCCAATCTTGCGGTGTTCACCTTGGCTTGGTCCTCCGGCGCTGGGTTCTCCCTCGGCGTCGGCTCACACGCCGGTCCTCTGGGTACCGCCGTCGGGCCCCTGCCTGCTATCCCGATCTTCGGCGCGTTGCCCACCGGGCACATCGACCTTGGGGCAGCGGCCCTGGGCCTCCCGGTGCTCGCCGGTCTGCTGGCAGGCTGGTGGTTCCTGCGCGAGGGGGAGAACCATTTCGACGAATGGCTCTCCATCAAGATCAAAGCACGTTGGTTCACGGCGCCTGTTTCCACGCTGTTCCTGGGCGCGCTCGTCGGAGCTGTCGCCGGAGCCTTCGCCGGGGGACTGGCCTGGTTGGCGCGCGGTTCCGCCGGAATCGGACGCCTCACCGAGATCGGCCCGGATCCGCTATGGACGGCCGTTTGGATCGCCGCGGAAGTAGCGATCGGCGTCGTGATCGGCTATTCGGTGGGGCCATGGCTGGAACGGCGGCAGAAACTCCGCGAGGCGGACCTTGACGCTTCCGTGTACGACGGCGACCACAGCTAA
- a CDS encoding DUF4383 domain-containing protein, producing the protein MTTATPHAHGVHFGRADVQNIGMGVGILMALVGLLGFIPGITMRYGELQFFGPNSHAMLLGVFQVSLLLNIVQLAIGGTSWAMSRSGGHSARNILMSFGALYIVLSVYGLSVGVDSAANFLSLNALDNWTFMVLGILMAAAGWMFSRHLADDAK; encoded by the coding sequence ATGACTACCGCAACCCCACATGCACACGGTGTTCACTTCGGACGCGCGGACGTTCAGAACATCGGCATGGGTGTAGGTATTCTGATGGCGCTGGTGGGCCTTCTCGGATTCATCCCGGGCATCACCATGCGGTACGGGGAATTGCAGTTCTTCGGGCCAAATTCGCACGCAATGCTCCTGGGTGTGTTCCAAGTGTCCCTGCTGCTCAACATTGTGCAGCTCGCCATCGGTGGAACCAGCTGGGCGATGTCCCGCTCGGGCGGCCATAGCGCACGCAATATCCTGATGAGCTTCGGTGCCTTGTACATCGTGCTCAGTGTGTACGGACTGAGTGTCGGGGTTGATTCGGCGGCCAACTTCCTGTCGCTGAACGCTCTCGACAACTGGACGTTCATGGTCCTGGGCATTCTGATGGCCGCCGCTGGCTGGATGTTTTCACGGCATCTGGCTGACGACGCAAAATAG
- a CDS encoding maleylpyruvate isomerase family mycothiol-dependent enzyme, translating to MVARQDLTTDPGLQEQLLQARRGTAFFARKLNELSDAELDGGSLLPAWSRRHVVAHVGYNARAIARLVEWAGTGVETPMYPSVSVRDEEINFGATLSPIALRNLFEHSAVHLSVEWRDLPEDAWSHEVRTAQGRIVPASETVWMRTREVWVHAVDLDNGASFADIPASVLERLLRDITAAWSTRGTDKGLLVTVTGTDLVFGDPEAAVVVSGPLAGVAQWATGRGNGGVNAGAGPVPAAPKWI from the coding sequence ATGGTTGCCCGCCAGGACCTCACCACCGATCCGGGCCTGCAGGAACAACTGCTGCAGGCCCGCCGGGGGACCGCGTTCTTCGCCCGGAAGCTCAACGAACTCTCCGACGCGGAGCTCGACGGCGGTTCGCTGCTGCCGGCGTGGAGCCGGCGTCACGTTGTAGCACACGTGGGCTACAACGCCCGGGCCATCGCACGCCTGGTCGAGTGGGCCGGGACCGGCGTGGAGACTCCCATGTATCCCTCTGTCTCGGTGCGGGATGAGGAGATCAACTTCGGCGCCACCCTGTCTCCCATAGCGTTGCGGAACCTCTTCGAGCACTCCGCCGTGCACCTGAGCGTGGAATGGCGCGACCTGCCCGAGGACGCCTGGAGTCACGAAGTCCGCACCGCCCAAGGCCGCATCGTTCCGGCATCCGAGACCGTCTGGATGCGCACCCGCGAAGTCTGGGTGCATGCCGTGGACCTGGACAACGGGGCGAGCTTTGCGGACATCCCGGCGTCTGTCCTGGAACGGTTGCTTCGCGATATCACCGCTGCATGGTCCACCCGCGGCACCGACAAGGGGCTCTTGGTCACTGTCACGGGCACGGACCTCGTCTTCGGGGACCCGGAGGCCGCCGTCGTGGTCTCCGGGCCTCTCGCCGGCGTCGCGCAATGGGCCACCGGGCGCGGGAACGGCGGCGTGAACGCGGGCGCCGGGCCGGTGCCTGCGGCACCCAAGTGGATCTGA